The genomic stretch NNNNNNNNNNNNNNNNNNNNNNNNNNNNNNNNNNNNNNNNNNNNNNNNNNNNNNNNNNNNNNNNNNNNNNNNNNNNNNNNNNNNNNNNNNNNNNNNNNNNNNNNNNNNNNNNNNNNNNNNNNNNNNNNNNNNNNNNNNNNNNNNNNNNNNNNNNNNNNNNNNNNNNNNNNNNNNNNNNNNNNNNNNNNNNNNNNNNNNNNNNNNNNNNNNNNNNNNNNNNNNNNNNNNNNNNNNNNNNNNNNNNNNNNNNNNNNNNNNNNNNNNNNNNNNNNNNNNNNNNNNNNNNNNNNNNNNNNNNNNNNNNNNNNNNNNNNNNNNNNNNNNNNNNNNNNNNNNNNNNNNNNNNNNNNNNNNNNNNNNNNNNNNNNNNNNNNNNNNNNNNNNNNNNNNNNNNNNNNNNNNNNNNNNNNNNNNNNNNNNNNNNNNNNNNNNNNNNNNNNNNNNNNNNNNNNNNNNNNNNNNNNNNNNNNNNNNNNNNNNNNNNNNNNNNNNNNNNNNNNNNNNNNNNNNNNNNNNNNNNNNNNNNNNNNNNNNNNNNNNNNNNNNNNNNNNNNNNNNNNNNNNNNNNNNNNNNNNNNNNNNNNNNNNNNNNNNNNNNNNNNNNNNNNNNNNNNNNNNNNNNNNNNNNNNNNNNNNNNNNNNNNNNNNNNNNNNNNNNNNNNNNNNNNNNNNNNNNNNNNNNNNNNNNNNNNNNNNNNNNNNNNNNNNNNNNNNNNNNNNNNNNNNNNNNNNNNNNNNNNNNNNNNNNNNNNNNNNNNNNNNNNNNNNNNNNNNNNNNNNNNNNNNNNNNNNNNNNNNNNNNNNNNNNNNNNNNNNNNNNNNNNNNNNNNNNNNNNNNNNNNNNNNNNNNNNNNNNNNNNNNNNNNNNNNNNNNNNNNNNNNNNNNNNNNNNNNNNNNNNNNNNNNNNNNNNNNNNNNNNNNNNNNNNNNNNNNNNNNNNNNNNNNNNNNNNNNNNNNNNNNNNNNNNNNNNNNNNNNNNNNNNNNNNNNNNNNNNNNNNNNNNNNNNNNNNNNNNNNNNNNNNNNNNNNNNNNNNNNNNNNNNNNNNNNNNNNNNNNNNNNNNNNNNNNNNNNNNNNNNNNNNNNNNNNNNNNNNNNNNNNNNNNNNNNNNNNNNNNNNNNNNNNNNNNNNNNNNNNNNNNNNNNNNNNNNNNNNNNNNNNNNNNNNNNNNNNNNNNNNNNNNNNNNNNNNNNNNNNNNNNNNNNNNNNNNNNNNNNNNNNNNNNNNNNNNNNNNNNNNNNNNNNNNNNNNNNNNNNNNNNNNNNNNNNNNNNNNNNNNNNNNNNNNNNNNNNNNNNNNNNNNNNNNNNNNNNNNNNNNNNNNNNNNNNNNNNNNNNNNNNNNNNNNNNNNNNNNNNNNNNNNNNNNNNNNNNNNNNNNNNNNNNNNNNNNNNNNNNNNNNNNNNNNNNNNNNNNNNNNNNNNNNNNNNNNNNNNNNNNNNNNNNNNNNNNNNNNNNNNNNNNNNNNNNNNNNNNNNNNNNNNNNNNNNNNNNNNNNNNNNNNNNNNNNNNNNNNNNNNNNNNNNNNNNNNNNNNNNNNNNNNNNNNNNNNNNNNNNNNNNNNNNNNNNNNNNNNNNNNNNNNNNNNNNNNNNNNNNNNNNNNNNNNNNNNNNNNNNNNNNNNNNNNNNNNNNNNNNNNNNNNNNNNNNNNNNNNNNNNNNNNNNNNNNNNNNNNNNNNNNNNNNNNNNNNNNNNNNNNNNNNNNNNNNNNNNNNNNNNNNNNNNNNNNNNNNNNNNNNNNNNNNNNNNNNNNNNNNNNNNNNNNNNNNNNNNNNNNNNNNNNNNNNNNNNNNNNNNNNNNNNNNNNNNNNNNNNNNNNNNNNNNNNNNNNNNNNNNNNNNNNNNNNNNNNNNNNNNNNNNNNNNNNNNNNNNNNNNNNNNNNNNNNNNNNNNNNNNNNNNNNNNNNNNNNNNNNNNNNNNNNNNNNNNNNNNNNNNNNNNNNNNNNNNNNNNNNNNNNNNNNNNNNNNNNNNNNNNNNNNNNNNNNNNNNNNNNNNNNNNNNNNNNNNNNNNNNNNNNNNNNNNNNNNNNNNNNNNNNNNNNNNNNNNNNNNNNNNNNNNNNNNNNNNNNNNNNNNNNNNNNNNNNNNNNNNNNNNNNNNNNNNNNNNNNNNNNNNNNNNNNNNNNNNNNNNNNNNNNNNNNNNNNNNNNNNNNNNNNNNNNNNNNNNNNNNNNNNNNNNNNNNNNNNNNNNNNNNNNNNNNNNNNNNNNNNNNNNNNNNNNNNNNNNNNNNNNNNNNNNNNNNNNNNNNNNNNNNNNNNNNNNNNNNNNNNNNNNNNNNNNNNNNNNNNNNNNNNNNNNNNNNNNNNNNNNNNNNNNNNNNNNNNNNNNNNNNNNNNNNNNNNNNNNNNNNNNNNNNNNNNNNNNNNNNNNNNNNNNNNNNNNNNNNNNNNNNNNNNNNNNNNNNNNNNNNNNNNNNNNNNNNNNNNNNNNNNNNNNNNNNNNNNNNNNNNNNNNNNNNNNNNNNNNNNNNNNNNNNNNNNNNNNNNNNNNNNNNNNNNNNNNNNNNNNNNNNNNNNNNNNNNNNNNNNNNNNNNNNNNNNNNNNNNNNNNNNNNNNNNNNNNNNNNNNNNNNNNNNNNNNNNNNNNNNNNNNNNNNNNNNNNNNNNNNNNNNNNNNNNNNNNNNNNNNNNNNNNNNNNNNNNNNNNNNNNNNNNNNNNNNNNNNNNNNNNNNNNNNNNNNNNNNNNNNNNNNNNNNNNNNNNNNNNNNNNNNNNNNNNNNNNNNNNNNNNNNNNNNNNNNNNNNNNNNNNNNNNNNNNNNNNNNNNNNNNNNNNNNNNNNNNNNNNNNNNNNNNNNNNNNNNNNNNNNNNNNNNNNNNNNNNNNNNNNNNNNNNNNNNNNNNNNNNNNNNNNNNNNNNNNNNNNNNNNNNNNNNNNNNNNNNNNNNNNNNNNNNNNNNNNNNNNNNNNNNNNNNNNNNNNNNNNNNNNNNNNNNNNNNNNNNNNNNNNNNNNNNNNNNNNNNNNNNNNNNNNNNNNNNNNNNNNNNNNNNNNNNNNNNNNNNNNNNNNNNNNNNNNNNNNNNNNNNNNNNNNNNNNNNNNNNNNNNNNNNNNNNNNNNNNNNNNNNNNNNNNNNNNNNNNNNNNNNNNNNNNNNNNNNNNNNNNNNNNNNNNNNNNNNNNNNNNNNNNNNNNNNNNNNNNNNNNNNNNNNNNNNNNNNNNNNNNNNNNNNNNNNNNNNNNNNNNNNNNNNNNNNNNNNNNNNNNNNNNNNNNNNNNNNNNNNNNNNNNNNNNNNNNNNNNNNNNNNNNNNNNNNNNNNNNNNNNNNNNNNNNNNNNNNNNNNNNNNNNNNNNNNNNNNNNNNNNNNNNNNNNNNNNNNNNNNNNNNNNNNNNNNNNNNNNNNNNNNNNNNNNNNNNNNNNNNNNNNNNNNNNNNNNNNNNNNNNNNNNNNNNNNNNNNNNNNNNNNNNNNNNNNNNNNNNNNNNNNNNNNNNNNNNNNNNNNNNNNNNNNNNNNNNNNNNNNNNNNNNNNNNNNNNNNNNNNNNNNNNNNNNNNNNNNNNNNNNNNNNNNNNNNNNNNNNNNNNNNNNNNNNNNNNNNNNNNNNNNNNNNNNNNNNNNNNNNNNNNNNNNNNNNNNNNNNNNNNNNNNNNNNNNNNNNNNNNNNNNNNNNNNNNNNNNNNNNNNNNNNNNNNNNNNNNNNNNNNNNNNNNNNNNNNNNNNNNNNNNNNNNNNNNNNNNNNNNNNNNNNNNNNNNNNNNNNNNNNNNNNNNNNNNNNNNNNNNNNNNNNNNNNNNNNNNNNNNNNNNNNNNNNNNNNNNNNNNNNNNNNNNNNNNNNNNNNNNNNNNNNNNNNNNNNNNNNNNNNNNNNNNNNNNNNNNNNNNNNNNNNNNNNNNNNNNNNNNNNNNNNNNNNNNNNNNNNNNNNNNNNNNNNNNNNNNNNNNNNNNNNNNNNNNNNNNNNNNNNNNNNNNNNNNNNNNNNNNNNNNNNNNNNNNNNNNNNNNNNNNNNNNNNNNNNNNNNNNNNNNNNNNNNNNNNNNNNNNNNNNNNNNNNNNNNNNNNNNNNNNNNNNNNNNNNNNNNNNNNNNNNNNNNNNNNNNNNNNNNNNNNNNNNNNNNNNNNNNNNNNNNNNNNNNNNNNNNNNNNNNNNNNNNNNNNNNNNNNNNNNNNNNNNNNNNNNNNNNNNNNNNNNNNNNNNNNNNNNNNNNNNNNNNNNNNNNNNNNNNNNNNNNNNNNNNNNNNNNNNNNNNNNNNNNNNNNNNNNNNNNNNNNNNNNNNNNNNNNNNNNNNNNNNNNNNNNNNNNNNNNNNNNNNNNNNNNNNNNNNNNNNNNNNNNNNNNNNNNNNNNNNNNNNNNNNNNNNNNNNNNNNNNNNNNNNNNNNNNNNNNNNNNNNNNNNNNNNNNNNNNNNNNNNNNNNNNNNNNNNNNNNNNNNNNNNNNNNNNNNNNNNNNNNNNNNNNNNNNNNNNNNNNNNNNNNNNNNNNNNNNNNNNNNNNNNNNNNNNNNNNNNNNNNNNNNNNNNNNNNNNNNNNNNNNNNNNNNNNNNNNNNNNNNNNNNNNNNNNNNNNNNNNNNNNNNNNNNNNNNNNNNNNNNNNNNNNNNNNNNNNNNNNNNNNNNNNNNNNNNNNNNNNNNNNNNNNNNNNNNNNNNNNNNNNNNNNNNNNNNNNNNNNNNNNNNNNNNNNNNNNNNNNNNNNNNNNNNNNNNNNNNNNNNNNNNNNNNNNNNNNNNNNNNNNNNNNNNNNNNNNNNNNNNNNNNNNNNNNNNNNNNNNNNNNNNNNNNNNNNNNNNNNNNNNNNNNNNNNNNNNNNNNNNNNNNNNNNNNNNNNNNNNNNNNNNNNNNNNNNNNNNNNNNNNNNNNNNNNNNNNNNNNNNNNNNNNNNNNNNNNNNNNNNNNNNNNNNNNNNNNNNNNNNNNNNNNNNNNNNNNNNNNNNNNNNNNNNNNNNNNNNNNNNNNNNNNNNNNNNNNNNNNNNNNNNNNNNNNNNNNNNNNNNNNNNNNNNNNNNNNNNNNNNNNNNNNNNNNNNNNNNNNNNNNNNNNNNNNNNNNNNNNNNNNNNNNNNNNNNNNNNNNNNNNNNNNNNNNNNNNNNNNNNNNNNNNNNNNNNNNNNNNNNNNNNNNNNNNNNNNNNNNNNNNNNNNNNNNNNNNNNNNNNNNNNNNNNNNNNNNNNNNNNNNNNNNNNNNNNNNNNNNNNNNgggggggggggggggggggggggggggggggggctttaTAGATGTGCAATCATAAGAGCTGGAATGCAGCAACGACTTCGTTTGCTATTCTTTGATTTAGAACTGTACATGTGGGGGGCTTTTAGCACACTTGAGAGTGCATTTTATACATCTCTTCTTTTTGAAAGGAAGGGTGTGGGGGGTAGGTGGAGTAGTGTTTTCctgatatttcaaaatatttattcgGTTCTCATTGTGCTTTTCTAAATCTTGTATTAACACTAATGGTCGTTACTGATAATTTTTGTCAGTTGGTTGGCCGGCTTGATAATAGTGCAATCTCTGCCACTGGTGCGAAGTTGGCATTTAAGTCTAACGAAGAGATTGCAGTTGAAGTAAAGACTGTTCCTCTGGACGATGTGATTCTAGAGTCAGAGCCGGTACTACTGCTCAAAATAGATGTTCAAGGATGGGAGTATCATGTTCTAAAGGGGGCCTCAAAATTGCTGTCAAGAAAGAAAAGCGAGGCCCCTTACCTAATCTACGAAGAAGACGAGCGTTTGTTGCGAGCTAGCAATAGCAGCGCAAAAGAGATTCGAGACTTTCTCCAAACCGTGGGATACCATAATTGCACCAAACACGGGACAGATGCCCACTGCACAAAAACAGATTGATGAGCATCATTTTCCCTCGATTTTTTTGCCGCGAAATTCAGATGGAACCAAACATTGAAGCAACATTGTTGACTTACCTTCAAGATGTGATTACAATGATTAGAGGAACTGGTGATTGTGCAAACTTGCAGGTGGTTTGTGTATATGGATTTTGACTCAGTGCTGAAAGAATATCTTTACAACTAACAGTGGATAACTTCTATATGACCCTAAATGGATCAAAATGGGGGCTGACATTTTAGAATTGTTTTACAGCTTGATGACCTTGGAGTGAAAATAtgcacttttattttaattaaatttatttattttttgtctcaCATTAAATATCAAATACTAATGATTCTTTTGTTTAGTGCTTCATATGCATGATAATATCATGCCTCTTTCCTACCCTTTTTTCAATTAACGTTGTATAGATCTTTGTATATATTAGCTTTAAAGCAAATAACCAATTAAAACCATTTAAATCCTTAAAAAAGAAGCTATGagtagatactacattgtaacagagttggtagtattaaaaaaaatccttaaaaAAGGAAGCTAATGATATTCAGGTAAAGCAGGATTCTTGGCTAGATGATTTAAGAGCATTAAAGaaaagggataagggtcaaagcgcaaattatatggtggaccatggtccacaatgcattgtggaccgtagTCAGggcggatattgcagttgtgttgaacggatactgcagctgtgttgaaaagatactgcagttgtgttaaaaggaaactgcagttacgcggaacagaggtcgttcatccgttcaacacaactgcagtattcattcaacacaactgcagtatcagttcaacacaagtGCATTTACAGACAGATGAAATggcctctgtttcgcgcaactgcagttttctttcaacacaactgtagtatacgttcaacacaactgcagtatcagttcaacataactaaatatcaaccatgacccaaggtccacgatataaggactgggtcaaataagccctaaATTTTATACGAAAAGCTAATTAGAACTTCAAACTTTCAAAATATGCCACTGGACccataaacatgttattttggagcattgaaattcaaaaattgattGGTGACCGCAGGTCATTAGAGTTCCGGTGACGCTCCGGCCAACTCCGACCACCCTCCAACAACTCCAGCTTCTTAGTTCTTCTCATGCCAAAAAGAAATATGTATCTGCATCCTTGATCAGGAAGACCATATTTAACAGAGAAACAGAATACTGATTTGTTATACCTGTGTAATGAAGCAATTTTCTGATGTCCTGGCAACACAAATAAATTGACAATTACCAGCACAAGAATGACTGAAGTCACAGATTTTCACCTCATGACAACACTAATATTGGCCTTACAGTTAAAGGCAATGCTTTTGTTTCTGATAAATTGTTGGTAAACTACAATGAATACTGCACTATATAACATAAGATAACGATTCTTCCAAGCACCCGATCTCCATAGCCTTGCTGCAATGCTCAGATGGGCATGCCAGTTTTGATTGTGTTCTTGGTAGTCATACTCATACTGTAGGCCTACTTGGGGCTGCTAGTTTTTGAAGAGCCACATCTTTCAACCATAACATCATAGAGTTGTTTCCCATTCTAttgtgaattaaaaaataaaaaaagaagcaattaaTTAGTGAAATTCCAAAACAGACTGGTGAAAGTTAAATTGTGACCTAATTGGATTCAATGCACTCACTCTTGacacttacaaaaattacaGGGAAAAAGTGCACTTGGCCTTCAGGCTTTGTCTGTGTCTCTttgaaataaactaaaactGGGAAGTTTGGCCACCAAAGCTCCCAATTCACAAATGTCGAGTATCTGTTAATGAAGATTAGGTTCATTAAGTCCAGCCACCAGAACTTAGAACAAAGCTCGGCTTTTACTTACTTCCAGCGGTTCTTTCCACCTACAAAAACGTTTTCACCTGACTCCTCTAGCTGTTCCCCTACTTTAACCTCCTGTAACCATATTTTACAGAAAGTCGTTGAAAAGTGTAATATCAACGATCTAGTTATTTAACTATAATAGGTTAGAAGTTGAAGATCTGACTGCAACTTGATAGGGGACTATATATGATCTAAAATTGTGCTTaacgaaaatataataaagagaaGTTAACTTCAAACTTTCATTTCTCAATATCAGTGCTCAACTGAAATAAGTAAACCAAAAGCTCCGAGGGAGCAACATGTTTAATAACTTACAAGTAAAACGCAGATAACTAATGCCAGAAGAATGTCTGTGTGGTTTATGCCAGCACTTTTAACGAAATTCAAAAATGGTGAAGTCAACGGAAAAATTACTAAGAACAAAAGTAAATGGTTATTTCTCCAcatcaactaaaagtttaagttgtTTAGCGAGGGCACACATTCGCTACTCTATATTTATCTTCAACATAGGTGAAAGCATGTTAAAATGTTAAatgcaaattataccatggaccagggtctaccttgcattgcattgtgaaccctggtccaaaaTAACCTTAAGATTATGTGCCTACAGTTGACATATTCTATACAACTGTACCTGCAATTAAACGTTTATGTGCTTGgaaataaattgaaggtacataacacgttaactacagacacatcaAATggtaactacaaacacatattaactgtaggtacataatatatcaattgcagacacataatttttggaccaaGGTCTACACTACAAGATGGAccacggtataacaattgcatgtTAAAGGATTAAGGAGACGTACCAGAGCCTCATCATCAAAGACAAATCTCACTCTTGTTGTCTGCAGATGGAAAAACCACTTTCATCGATCTTTTGTATTCGCGAAGTGACAGTATGATAAAGGAAGCATAGTGTGAACAGGGCTGAGCTCCCAGGTAACTAAGTCATAAGGGAATTAAATGGAGATGTAGGATAGCAGTGAGAACCtatattgtttttaaataatacgAAAACATCTTTTTCTATACTTGCCAAACCTTTAGCTATACAAGATCCAAACATTTTCTATATAGAATATGAGACTTGAGTTACCTGGAATAACAACAGTAAtccaagaagaccaataggaGCTGCTGCTAGTAAATTATCTGTATAAATTAAACTACCAGCTGCACCTGCACATATGATAATTCCATGttagaaacaaaaattattcaTGCCGGGGGCATTATTATTTAGAAAGGtgttatcttattttattacAATTACATAGTTTAGTTATTTCAAAAACGGAAAATATGAAACAAGTATGATATTACACATGGACTTTAAAACGTGATGTTCATCAATGCAAAAGTGTAAAATGACAGAAGCTTTTCATAATAAATTCAAGCTTTTCTGaacaatataaatatccaaaaagaataaaaaatgaaaccaCAAAAGTGTCAATCCTCTAGAAACTTTAGCTCTGCATACAAATGAACAACAAAAGGCATTCAATGCTAACCTAGAAGCACAACTGGGATACGATAATCTGGGTCAGGAACAATCGTCTCTTTCTTTACTTTCTTTACTTTCCTTCCGAGCTGCCAAAAACACAAACCTTTGGAATTGCTACTAAAGATTatgctattttatttttcagaaaatcagtgttgcaaaaatcccgcctaggcaccgattagtggcctagcgtatcaccataattggtggtctaggcggctggccgactaggccgcctaggcctCTTAGGCACCGATTAGGTCGCCTAGttggccgattagctattgttccctTCTTTCTTAAATGGGTTATTTAGCtaagcgaaataaccctaaattgttcaaactcaagatttttttagtttaatatttaaggagtaatattttagtattaactattaaagtattaaatagtttataattatcaagtctttttttttttgaaacaataattatcaagtcttaaaaaattaaaaaaagtttaaacaaatttttaaaaattaaaaaataaaaaataaaaggccT from Ipomoea triloba cultivar NCNSP0323 chromosome 12, ASM357664v1 encodes the following:
- the LOC115998595 gene encoding uncharacterized protein LOC115998595, with protein sequence MESALLSASAILPLQNKEVCGVLRKWQSSFYGKGICNGVLVRRSISYAGRRSPLTVSSVLGRKVKKVKKETIVPDPDYRIPVVLLGAAGSLIYTDNLLAAAPIGLLGLLLLFQTTRVRFVFDDEALEVKVGEQLEESGENVFVGGKNRWKYSTFVNWELWWPNFPVLVYFKETQTKPEGQVHFFPVIFNGKQLYDVMVERCGSSKTSSPK